The Pseudomonas fluorescens genome includes a window with the following:
- a CDS encoding sugar ABC transporter ATP-binding protein: MSVRDPNAVLCVSGIGKTYAQPVLTDINLTLMRGEVLALTGENGAGKSTLSKIIGGLVTPTTGQMQFQGQDYRPGSRTQAEELGVRMVMQELNLLPTLSVAENLFLDNLPNHGGWISRKQLRKAAIEAMAQVGLDAIDPDTLVGELGIGHQQMVEIARNLIGDCHVLILDEPTAMLTAREVEMLFEQITRLQARGVSIIYISHRLEELARVAQRIAVLRDGNLVCVEPMANYNSEQLVTLMVGRELGEHIDLGPRQIGAPALTVKGLTRSDKVRDVSFEVRSGEIFGISGLIGAGRTELLRLIFGADTADSGTVALGSPAQVVSIRSPADAVAHGIALITEDRKGEGLLLTQSIAANIALGNMPEISSAGLVNGDAELALAQRQVDAMRIRSSSPTQLVSELSGGNQQKVVIGRWLERDCAVMLFDEPTRGIDVGAKFDIYALLGELTRQGKALVVVSSDLRELMLICDRIGVLSAGRLIDTFERDSWTQDDLLAAAFAGYQKRDALLNEAAPRDFS; encoded by the coding sequence ATGTCCGTTCGCGACCCGAACGCTGTCCTGTGCGTCAGCGGTATCGGCAAGACCTATGCCCAGCCGGTACTGACCGATATCAACCTGACGTTGATGCGCGGTGAAGTGCTGGCGCTGACCGGTGAAAATGGCGCCGGCAAAAGCACCTTGTCCAAGATCATCGGCGGGTTGGTGACGCCGACGACCGGGCAGATGCAATTTCAAGGTCAGGATTATCGCCCTGGCAGCCGGACCCAGGCTGAAGAGCTGGGCGTGCGCATGGTGATGCAGGAACTCAACCTGCTGCCGACCCTGTCCGTGGCCGAGAACCTGTTTCTCGACAACCTGCCCAACCACGGCGGCTGGATCAGTCGCAAGCAATTGCGCAAGGCGGCCATCGAGGCCATGGCCCAGGTGGGGCTCGATGCAATCGATCCTGACACGTTGGTCGGCGAACTGGGGATCGGTCACCAGCAGATGGTCGAGATCGCCCGCAACCTGATTGGCGATTGCCATGTGCTGATTCTCGATGAGCCGACCGCCATGCTGACGGCCCGCGAAGTCGAGATGCTCTTTGAACAGATCACGCGTCTGCAGGCTCGCGGCGTGTCGATCATCTACATTTCCCATCGTCTCGAAGAACTGGCGCGGGTCGCCCAGCGCATTGCCGTGCTGCGTGACGGCAACCTGGTCTGCGTCGAGCCGATGGCCAACTACAACAGCGAGCAACTGGTGACCCTGATGGTCGGCCGGGAGCTGGGTGAGCATATCGACCTGGGTCCACGCCAGATCGGCGCGCCGGCGCTGACGGTTAAAGGCCTGACACGCTCCGACAAGGTCCGCGACGTGTCCTTCGAAGTGCGCAGTGGCGAGATCTTTGGTATCTCCGGCCTGATCGGGGCAGGGCGTACCGAACTGTTGCGGCTGATCTTCGGTGCCGATACTGCTGACAGTGGCACGGTGGCGCTGGGTTCGCCGGCCCAGGTCGTGAGCATTCGCTCCCCGGCCGATGCGGTGGCCCATGGCATTGCCTTGATCACCGAAGACCGCAAGGGTGAAGGCCTGCTGTTGACCCAATCCATCGCCGCCAATATTGCCTTGGGCAACATGCCGGAGATTTCCAGCGCCGGCCTGGTCAATGGCGATGCCGAACTGGCCTTGGCACAGCGGCAGGTCGATGCCATGCGCATCCGCAGTTCCAGCCCGACACAGTTGGTGTCCGAGCTGTCGGGCGGCAACCAGCAGAAAGTGGTCATCGGGCGTTGGCTCGAACGCGATTGCGCGGTCATGTTGTTCGATGAGCCGACCCGTGGCATCGACGTCGGCGCCAAATTCGACATTTATGCGCTGCTCGGCGAGCTGACTCGCCAGGGCAAGGCGCTGGTCGTGGTGTCCAGCGACCTGCGGGAACTGATGTTGATCTGCGACCGGATCGGCGTGCTGTCCGCCGGGCGCCTGATCGACACCTTCGAGCGCGACAGCTGGACCCAGGATGACTTGCTTGCCGCCGCATTCGCCGGCTACCAGAAACGTGATGCGTTGCTCAACGAAGCAGCGCCTAGGGATTTTTCATGA
- the infC gene encoding translation initiation factor IF-3 → MIIKREMRQDKRAAPKAPINENISAREVRLIGADGEQIGIVSIDEALRIAEEAKLDLVEISADAVPPVCRVMDYGKSIFEKKKQIAAAKKNQKQIQVKEIKFRPGTEEGDYQVKLRNLVRFLSDGDRAKVSLRFRGREMAHQELGMELLKRVEQDLLEYGSVEQHPKMEGRQLIMVIAPKKKK, encoded by the coding sequence ATTATTATTAAGCGTGAAATGAGACAAGATAAACGAGCTGCACCGAAAGCCCCGATCAACGAGAATATCTCGGCACGCGAGGTTCGGTTAATTGGCGCTGACGGCGAGCAGATTGGCATCGTCTCGATTGATGAAGCGCTTCGTATTGCTGAAGAAGCCAAGCTTGATCTGGTAGAAATTTCCGCAGACGCAGTCCCACCGGTTTGCCGGGTGATGGACTACGGCAAGTCGATCTTCGAAAAGAAGAAGCAGATTGCCGCGGCGAAGAAAAACCAGAAGCAGATTCAGGTAAAAGAAATCAAGTTTCGTCCAGGGACGGAGGAAGGGGATTACCAGGTAAAACTGCGCAACCTGGTACGTTTCCTGAGTGACGGGGACAGGGCCAAGGTATCCTTGCGATTCCGCGGCCGTGAGATGGCCCACCAGGAGCTGGGGATGGAACTCCTCAAGCGGGTTGAACAAGACCTGCTCGAGTACGGTTCGGTCGAACAGCATCCTAAGATGGAAGGACGCCAGCTGATCATGGTCATCGCCCCGAAAAAGAAGAAGTAA
- a CDS encoding LacI family DNA-binding transcriptional regulator, whose protein sequence is MATIKDVAALAGISYTTVSHVVNKTRPVSEEVRLKVEAAIERLDYVPSAVARSLKAKTTATIGLLVPNSLNPYFAELARGIEDYCERNGYCVILCNSDDNPDKQRSYLRVLLEKRIDGLIFASAGGDVGLAEGLSNVRTPMVIVDRGLEGVDADLVRIDHEYGAYLATRHLLELGHRDIAFIGGPANTSVAQMRLAGYCRALKEAGIELPVERMLESDFTSTGGYRAAAQLLVQQPPSAIFAANDMIGIGVLRAAAERNVRVPSELSVIGFDDIQMSRYVYPALTTVGQSILQLGEMAAEVLLRRIATPGLATEQRIVTPSIVLRESTAPLSGTFAQYR, encoded by the coding sequence ATGGCGACGATCAAGGATGTAGCAGCGCTCGCCGGGATTTCCTACACCACCGTGTCCCACGTGGTGAACAAGACGCGGCCGGTCAGCGAGGAAGTGCGGCTCAAGGTCGAGGCGGCCATCGAGCGCCTGGACTACGTGCCAAGTGCCGTGGCCCGGTCGCTCAAGGCCAAGACCACGGCGACCATCGGCCTGCTGGTGCCCAACAGCCTCAATCCTTACTTTGCCGAGTTGGCCCGGGGTATCGAGGACTACTGTGAGCGCAACGGCTATTGCGTGATTCTGTGCAACTCCGACGACAACCCGGACAAGCAACGCAGCTACCTGCGGGTGCTGCTGGAAAAACGCATCGACGGCCTGATTTTCGCGTCTGCTGGCGGTGATGTCGGCCTGGCCGAGGGGCTGTCCAACGTGCGCACCCCCATGGTGATCGTCGACCGTGGGCTCGAGGGTGTCGACGCGGACCTAGTGCGCATCGATCATGAATACGGTGCGTACCTGGCGACCCGGCACTTGCTTGAGCTGGGTCACCGCGATATCGCCTTCATCGGTGGGCCGGCCAATACCAGCGTGGCGCAAATGCGCTTGGCCGGTTACTGCCGTGCGCTGAAAGAGGCCGGGATCGAGCTGCCTGTCGAGCGCATGCTCGAGAGCGATTTCACCAGTACCGGCGGCTACCGCGCCGCTGCGCAGCTGCTTGTACAGCAGCCGCCGAGCGCGATTTTTGCGGCCAACGACATGATCGGTATCGGTGTGCTGCGCGCCGCGGCTGAACGCAATGTGCGCGTGCCCAGCGAACTGTCGGTCATCGGTTTCGATGACATCCAGATGAGCCGTTATGTCTACCCGGCATTGACCACGGTAGGGCAGTCGATCCTGCAGCTCGGCGAGATGGCGGCCGAAGTGCTGCTGCGACGAATTGCGACGCCGGGCCTTGCCACCGAGCAGCGGATCGTGACGCCAAGTATTGTCCTGCGAGAGTCGACTGCGCCGCTGTCCGGCACATTCGCCCAATACCGCTGA
- the rbsD gene encoding D-ribose pyranase — protein sequence MKKTPLLNVALSRLIASLGHGDKVVIGDAGLPVPPQVELIDLALTHGIPDFVSTLKVVLSEMQVESHVLAEEILDKQPLALTTLEALHAEGALGERELVSHEQFKIISRQARAIIRTGECSPYCNIVLVAGVTF from the coding sequence ATGAAAAAGACGCCGTTGTTGAATGTGGCACTGTCACGACTGATCGCTTCCCTGGGCCATGGCGACAAGGTGGTCATCGGTGATGCCGGCCTGCCTGTGCCGCCTCAGGTCGAATTGATCGATCTGGCCCTGACCCATGGCATTCCTGACTTTGTCAGCACCTTGAAGGTGGTGCTCAGCGAAATGCAGGTGGAAAGCCATGTCCTGGCCGAGGAAATCCTCGACAAGCAGCCGCTGGCTCTGACAACCCTGGAAGCACTGCATGCCGAGGGTGCGTTGGGCGAGCGAGAGCTGGTCAGCCATGAACAATTCAAGATCATCAGCCGGCAGGCGCGGGCGATCATTCGCACAGGCGAGTGCTCTCCGTACTGCAATATCGTGCTGGTCGCTGGAGTGACGTTCTAA
- the pheS gene encoding phenylalanine--tRNA ligase subunit alpha yields the protein MENLDALVAQALEAVQSAEDINALEQIRVLYLGKKGELTQVMKTLGNLPAEERPQVGALINVAKERVTEVLNARKALFEEADLAAKLAAESIDVTLPGRGQTSGGLHPVTRTLERIEQFFTHIGYGIAEGPEVEDDYHNFEALNIPGHHPARSMHDTFYFNANMLLRTHTSPVQVRTMESQQPPIRIVCPGRVYRSDSDITHSPMFHQVEGLLVDRDINFADLKGTIEEFLRVFFEKELAVRFRPSYFPFTEPSAEVDMECVMCSGKGCRVCKQTGWLEVMGCGMVHPNVLRMSGIDPEEFSGFAFGMGAERLAMLRYGVNDLRLFFDNDLRFLAQFR from the coding sequence ATGGAAAACCTGGATGCGCTGGTCGCTCAAGCACTAGAGGCTGTGCAAAGCGCTGAAGATATCAATGCCCTGGAGCAAATCCGGGTTCTGTACCTTGGCAAGAAGGGCGAGTTGACCCAGGTGATGAAGACCCTGGGGAACCTGCCGGCCGAAGAGCGTCCGCAGGTCGGGGCGCTGATCAACGTTGCCAAGGAACGTGTCACAGAGGTCCTTAACGCGCGTAAGGCGTTGTTCGAGGAGGCGGATCTGGCTGCCAAGCTCGCCGCCGAGTCCATCGACGTGACCCTGCCTGGCCGTGGCCAGACTTCCGGCGGCCTGCATCCGGTGACCCGCACGCTGGAACGCATCGAGCAGTTCTTCACCCACATCGGCTACGGCATTGCCGAAGGCCCTGAGGTCGAAGACGACTACCACAACTTTGAAGCGCTCAACATCCCAGGCCATCACCCGGCCCGGTCGATGCATGACACTTTCTATTTCAATGCGAACATGTTGTTGCGCACCCATACCTCGCCGGTACAGGTCCGCACCATGGAATCGCAGCAGCCGCCGATCCGCATCGTCTGCCCAGGCCGTGTGTACCGCAGCGACTCCGATATCACCCACTCGCCGATGTTCCACCAGGTCGAAGGCCTGCTGGTTGATCGCGATATCAATTTCGCCGACCTCAAAGGCACGATCGAAGAGTTCCTGCGGGTGTTCTTCGAAAAAGAACTGGCCGTGCGTTTCCGCCCTTCGTACTTCCCGTTCACCGAGCCATCGGCTGAAGTCGACATGGAATGCGTGATGTGCAGCGGTAAAGGCTGCCGTGTCTGCAAGCAGACTGGCTGGCTGGAAGTCATGGGCTGCGGCATGGTTCACCCGAACGTGCTGCGTATGTCCGGTATCGATCCGGAAGAATTCTCGGGTTTTGCCTTCGGCATGGGCGCCGAGCGCCTGGCCATGCTGCGTTACGGTGTGAATGACTTGCGCCTGTTCTTCGACAACGACTTGCGATTCCTTGCGCAATTTCGCTAG
- a CDS encoding nucleoside hydrolase, whose protein sequence is MHRYAEKMHQLIRSLLLLSLITATSAQAAEKIDLIIDTDPGADDVVALLFALASPEELHIRALTTVAGNVRLDKTSRNARLAREWAGREDVPVYAGAPKPLMRTPIYAENIHGKEGLSGVTVHEPKKGLAEGNAVNYLIDTLKAAKPHSITIAMLGPQTNLALALVQEPDIVQGIKEVVIMGGAHFNGGNITPVAEFNLFADPQAAEVVAKSGVKLTYLPLDVTHKILTSDARLKQIAALNNNASKLVGDILNEYVKGDMEHYGMTGGPVHDATVIAYLLKPQLFTGRSVNVVVDSREGPTFGQTIVDWYDGLKAPKNAFWVENGDAQGFFDLLTERLARLK, encoded by the coding sequence ATGCACCGCTATGCTGAGAAAATGCATCAACTGATCCGGAGTCTGCTGCTTTTGTCATTGATCACTGCAACGAGCGCCCAGGCGGCGGAAAAAATCGACCTGATCATCGACACCGACCCAGGGGCCGATGACGTGGTGGCGCTGTTGTTCGCCCTGGCGTCGCCCGAGGAGCTGCATATTCGTGCGCTGACCACCGTCGCCGGCAATGTGCGTCTGGACAAGACCTCTCGCAACGCTCGCCTGGCCCGGGAATGGGCGGGGCGCGAAGACGTGCCCGTGTATGCCGGTGCGCCGAAACCGTTGATGCGCACGCCGATCTACGCGGAAAACATCCATGGCAAGGAAGGCCTGTCGGGTGTCACCGTACACGAGCCGAAGAAGGGCTTGGCCGAAGGCAATGCCGTCAACTACCTGATCGACACGCTGAAGGCGGCCAAGCCCCACAGCATCACCATTGCCATGCTTGGCCCGCAGACCAACCTGGCCCTGGCGCTGGTGCAGGAGCCCGATATCGTCCAGGGCATCAAGGAAGTGGTGATCATGGGCGGAGCGCACTTCAACGGCGGCAATATCACGCCGGTGGCCGAGTTCAATCTGTTCGCCGATCCGCAGGCGGCCGAGGTGGTGGCCAAGAGCGGTGTGAAACTGACCTACCTGCCGTTGGACGTGACCCACAAGATCCTCACCAGCGATGCACGCCTGAAGCAGATCGCGGCGCTGAACAACAATGCCAGCAAGCTGGTGGGCGATATCCTCAACGAATACGTCAAGGGCGACATGGAACACTACGGCATGACGGGCGGGCCGGTGCATGACGCGACGGTGATCGCCTATCTGCTCAAGCCACAGTTGTTCACTGGTCGTTCGGTCAATGTCGTCGTGGACAGTCGCGAGGGCCCGACGTTCGGGCAGACCATCGTCGACTGGTACGATGGTTTGAAAGCGCCGAAGAACGCGTTCTGGGTGGAAAACGGTGATGCCCAGGGCTTCTTCGACCTGCTGACCGAGCGCCTGGCGCGCCTCAAGTAA
- the rplT gene encoding 50S ribosomal protein L20 translates to MARVKRGVIARKRHKKILKLAKGYYGARSRVFRVAKQAVIKAGQYAYRDRRQKKRQFRALWIARINAGARVNGLSYSRFIAGLKKASIEIDRKVLADLAVNEKAAFAAIVEKAKATLA, encoded by the coding sequence ATGGCTCGTGTAAAGCGTGGCGTCATTGCCCGTAAGCGTCACAAAAAAATTCTGAAACTTGCTAAAGGCTACTACGGCGCGCGTTCCCGCGTATTCCGTGTTGCCAAGCAAGCGGTAATCAAGGCAGGCCAATACGCCTACCGTGACCGTCGTCAGAAAAAACGTCAGTTCCGCGCTCTGTGGATCGCTCGTATCAACGCTGGTGCTCGTGTTAACGGTCTGTCCTACAGCCGTTTCATTGCCGGCCTGAAAAAAGCGTCCATCGAGATCGACCGTAAGGTTCTGGCTGATCTGGCAGTGAACGAAAAAGCGGCGTTTGCTGCGATTGTCGAGAAAGCTAAAGCCACCTTGGCTTAA
- a CDS encoding cold-shock protein: MSNRQTGTVKWFNDEKGFGFITPQGGGDDLFVHFKAIESDGFKSLKEGQTVSFVAEKGQKGMQAAQVRPE; encoded by the coding sequence ATGTCTAATCGCCAAACCGGCACCGTTAAATGGTTCAACGATGAAAAAGGCTTCGGCTTCATCACTCCTCAAGGTGGCGGTGACGACCTGTTCGTACACTTCAAAGCTATCGAAAGCGACGGTTTCAAAAGCCTGAAAGAAGGCCAGACCGTTTCCTTCGTGGCTGAGAAAGGCCAAAAGGGTATGCAAGCTGCACAGGTTCGCCCAGAGTAA
- the thrS gene encoding threonine--tRNA ligase: MPTITLPDGSQRSFDHPVSVAEVAASIGAGLAKATLAGKVNGKLVDASDVIDSDATLQIITPKDEEGLEIIRHSCAHLVGHAVKQLYPSAKMVIGPVIDEGFYYDIAFERPFTPEDMAAIEQRMQQLIEKDYDVIKKVTPRAEVIEVFKARGEDYKLRLVEDMPDEQAMGLYYHEEYVDMCRGPHVPNTRFLKSFKLTKLSGAYWRGDAKNEQLQRVYGTAWADKKQLAAYIQRIEEAEKRDHRKIGKRLGLFHTQEESPGMVFWHPNGWTLYQVLEQYMRQVQRENGYLEIKTPQVVDRSLWEKSGHWANYADNMFTTQSENRDYAIKPMNCPCHVQVFNQGLKSYRELPMRLAEFGACHRNEPSGALHGIMRVRAFTQDDAHIFCTEEQMQAESAAFIKLTMDVYRDFGFTEVEMKLSTRPEKRVGSDELWDRAEAALAAALDSAGLAYDLQPGEGAFYGPKIEFSLKDCLGRVWQCGTLQLDFNLPIRLGAEYVSEDNSRKHPVMLHRAILGSFERFVGILIEHYEGAFPAWLAPTQAVIMNITDKQADFAAEVEKTLNQSGFRAKSDLRNEKIGFKIREHTLLKVPFLLVIGDREVEMQTVAVRTREGADLGSMPVAEFAEFLAQAVSRRGRPDLE; this comes from the coding sequence ATGCCAACTATTACTCTTCCCGACGGCAGTCAACGTTCATTCGATCACCCGGTTTCCGTAGCCGAGGTCGCCGCATCCATCGGCGCGGGCCTGGCCAAGGCCACCCTGGCCGGCAAGGTCAACGGCAAGCTGGTCGACGCCAGTGACGTCATCGACAGCGACGCCACGCTGCAAATCATCACGCCAAAGGATGAAGAGGGGCTGGAGATCATTCGCCACTCTTGCGCGCACCTGGTCGGCCACGCGGTCAAGCAGCTGTACCCGAGCGCGAAGATGGTCATCGGGCCGGTCATCGACGAAGGCTTCTATTACGACATCGCCTTCGAGCGTCCTTTCACGCCGGAAGACATGGCGGCCATCGAACAGCGCATGCAGCAGCTGATCGAGAAGGATTACGACGTCATCAAGAAAGTCACCCCGCGTGCCGAGGTCATCGAAGTCTTCAAGGCCCGTGGCGAGGACTACAAGTTGCGTCTGGTGGAAGACATGCCGGACGAGCAGGCCATGGGCCTGTACTACCACGAAGAATACGTCGACATGTGCCGTGGCCCGCATGTGCCGAACACGCGTTTCCTCAAATCCTTCAAGCTGACCAAGCTGTCCGGCGCCTACTGGCGTGGCGATGCGAAGAACGAGCAGTTGCAGCGCGTCTATGGCACTGCCTGGGCCGACAAGAAGCAACTGGCGGCCTACATCCAGCGTATCGAAGAAGCCGAGAAGCGCGACCATCGCAAGATCGGCAAGCGTCTGGGCCTGTTCCACACCCAGGAAGAATCCCCGGGCATGGTGTTCTGGCACCCGAACGGCTGGACCCTGTACCAGGTGCTCGAGCAATACATGCGCCAGGTCCAGCGTGAAAACGGCTACCTCGAGATCAAGACGCCGCAAGTGGTGGACCGCAGCCTGTGGGAGAAATCCGGGCACTGGGCCAACTACGCCGACAACATGTTCACCACCCAGTCGGAAAACCGCGACTACGCCATCAAGCCGATGAACTGCCCTTGCCACGTGCAGGTGTTCAACCAGGGCCTGAAAAGCTACCGCGAGTTGCCGATGCGCCTGGCCGAGTTCGGTGCCTGCCACCGTAACGAGCCTTCGGGTGCGCTGCACGGCATCATGCGCGTGCGTGCGTTCACCCAGGACGATGCGCACATTTTCTGCACTGAAGAGCAGATGCAGGCCGAATCCGCCGCCTTCATCAAGCTGACCATGGACGTCTACCGCGACTTCGGCTTCACCGAAGTCGAAATGAAACTGTCCACTCGTCCGGAAAAGCGCGTTGGCTCCGACGAACTGTGGGATCGCGCCGAAGCGGCCCTGGCGGCTGCCCTCGATAGCGCGGGCCTGGCGTACGACCTGCAGCCGGGTGAGGGGGCCTTCTACGGTCCGAAAATCGAATTCTCGCTGAAAGATTGCCTCGGTCGTGTGTGGCAGTGTGGTACCTTGCAGCTCGATTTCAACCTGCCGATCCGTCTGGGCGCCGAATATGTGTCCGAAGACAACAGCCGCAAGCACCCGGTCATGCTTCACCGCGCGATCCTCGGTTCCTTCGAGCGTTTCGTCGGGATCCTGATCGAGCACTACGAGGGTGCGTTCCCCGCGTGGCTGGCGCCGACCCAGGCAGTGATCATGAATATCACTGATAAACAGGCAGATTTTGCCGCCGAAGTCGAAAAAACTCTCAACCAAAGCGGATTTCGTGCCAAGTCCGACTTGAGAAATGAAAAGATCGGCTTTAAAATCCGCGAGCATACTTTGCTCAAGGTTCCCTTTCTCTTGGTTATTGGAGATCGGGAGGTCGAGATGCAGACTGTCGCTGTGCGTACTCGTGAAGGTGCTGACCTGGGCTCGATGCCCGTCGCCGAATTCGCTGAGTTCCTCGCGCAAGCGGTTTCCCGGCGTGGTCGCCCAGATTTGGAGTAA
- a CDS encoding ABC transporter permease translates to MKTASAVGKSSGNFYGLGTYLGLAGALLAMVALFSALSSHFLSYDTFSTLANQIPDLMVLAVGMTFILIIGGIDLSVGSVLALAASTVSVAVLGWGWSVWPSALLGMAVAALAGTVTGSITVAWRIPSFIVSLGVLEMARGLAYQMTGSRTAYIGDSFAWLSNPIAFGISPSFIIALLVIFIAQAVLTRTVFGRYLIGIGTNEEAVRLAGINPKPYKILVFSLMGLLAGVAALFQISRLEAADPNAGSGLELQVIAAVVIGGTSLMGGRGSVISTFFGVLIISVLAAGLAQIGATEPTKRIITGAVIVVAVVLDTYRSQRASRRG, encoded by the coding sequence ATGAAAACCGCATCTGCCGTCGGCAAATCGAGTGGCAACTTCTATGGCCTCGGGACCTACCTGGGCCTGGCTGGCGCGCTGCTGGCCATGGTCGCGCTGTTCTCGGCGCTGAGCAGCCATTTCCTGTCCTATGACACCTTCAGTACCTTGGCCAACCAGATTCCCGACCTGATGGTGCTGGCGGTCGGCATGACGTTCATCCTGATCATCGGTGGCATCGATCTGTCGGTGGGGTCGGTGCTGGCGCTTGCGGCCTCGACGGTCAGCGTGGCCGTGCTCGGTTGGGGCTGGAGCGTGTGGCCATCGGCCTTGCTCGGCATGGCCGTGGCGGCGTTGGCGGGTACGGTCACCGGTTCGATTACCGTGGCGTGGCGGATCCCATCGTTCATCGTCTCCCTCGGTGTGCTGGAAATGGCCCGGGGTCTGGCGTACCAGATGACCGGCTCCCGGACTGCCTACATCGGCGACTCGTTCGCCTGGCTGTCCAATCCCATCGCCTTTGGTATCTCACCTTCATTCATCATCGCCTTGCTGGTGATCTTCATTGCCCAGGCCGTGCTGACCCGAACCGTGTTCGGTCGCTACCTGATCGGCATCGGCACCAATGAAGAAGCCGTGCGCCTGGCCGGTATCAATCCAAAGCCCTACAAGATCCTGGTATTCAGCCTGATGGGCTTGCTGGCCGGTGTGGCCGCGCTGTTCCAGATTTCGCGCCTGGAAGCGGCGGATCCGAACGCCGGTTCAGGGCTTGAGCTGCAAGTCATCGCTGCCGTGGTCATCGGTGGTACCAGCCTGATGGGTGGCCGCGGTTCGGTCATCAGCACCTTTTTTGGCGTGCTGATCATCTCCGTGCTGGCGGCGGGCCTGGCGCAGATCGGCGCCACTGAGCCAACCAAGCGCATCATTACCGGTGCGGTGATCGTGGTGGCGGTCGTGCTCGATACCTATCGCAGCCAGCGCGCCAGTCGGCGGGGCTGA
- a CDS encoding I78 family peptidase inhibitor, whose product MPWKLASLSTLLAAVVLSGCSSTSESTPEPVATETGHGRCEAKGAEFAIGKQASPQLLEQARTRAGAQIARILKPNDMVTLEYRSDRLNLNTDANLVVNRVNCG is encoded by the coding sequence ATGCCTTGGAAGCTCGCGTCATTGAGTACTCTGTTGGCCGCCGTGGTCTTGAGCGGTTGCAGCAGCACCTCGGAATCGACTCCCGAACCCGTGGCGACCGAGACCGGTCACGGCCGTTGCGAAGCGAAGGGCGCCGAGTTCGCCATTGGCAAGCAGGCCTCGCCACAATTGCTGGAGCAGGCTCGTACCCGTGCCGGCGCGCAGATCGCCCGAATCCTCAAGCCCAACGACATGGTGACGCTTGAGTACCGCTCCGATCGCCTGAATCTCAATACCGATGCCAACCTGGTGGTCAACCGGGTGAACTGCGGCTGA
- the rbsK gene encoding ribokinase, producing MPAKVVVIGSLNMDLVTRAPRLPRGGETLIGESFSTIPGGKGANQAVAAARLGAEVSMVGCVGNDAYGEQLRGGLLAEGIDCQAVSVVEGASGVALIVVDDNSQNAIVIVAGANGALTAEVLDSVDEVLQSADVIICQLEVPDATVGHALKRARELGKIVILNPAPASHTLPADWYACIDYLVPNESEAAVLSGLAVDSLETAEAAAAHLIAAGAGKVIVTLGAQGLMFANGVSFEHFPAPRVKAVDTTAAGDTFVGGFAAALASGKSEVDAIRFGQAAAALSVTRAGAQPSIPTLLEVQAFKS from the coding sequence ATGCCAGCAAAAGTAGTGGTAATAGGCAGCCTGAACATGGACCTGGTGACCCGGGCGCCGCGTCTGCCGCGTGGTGGTGAAACACTGATCGGCGAGTCCTTCTCCACCATCCCGGGCGGCAAGGGTGCCAACCAGGCGGTGGCCGCCGCGCGCCTGGGCGCCGAGGTATCGATGGTCGGTTGCGTGGGCAATGATGCCTACGGCGAACAATTGCGTGGCGGGCTGTTGGCCGAGGGCATCGACTGCCAAGCGGTTAGCGTGGTGGAGGGGGCCAGCGGCGTGGCGCTGATCGTCGTCGACGACAATAGCCAGAATGCGATCGTTATCGTTGCCGGTGCCAACGGTGCGCTCACCGCCGAGGTCCTGGACAGTGTCGATGAAGTGCTGCAAAGCGCCGATGTCATCATCTGCCAGCTCGAAGTGCCGGATGCCACCGTCGGTCATGCCCTCAAGCGCGCTCGTGAGCTGGGCAAAATCGTCATCCTCAACCCGGCGCCGGCTTCCCATACGTTGCCCGCCGACTGGTACGCCTGCATCGACTACCTGGTTCCTAATGAAAGCGAAGCAGCGGTGCTGAGCGGGCTGGCGGTGGATTCCCTGGAAACCGCCGAAGCCGCCGCCGCGCATTTGATCGCCGCCGGTGCCGGCAAGGTGATCGTCACCTTGGGAGCCCAGGGGCTGATGTTCGCCAACGGCGTCAGCTTCGAGCATTTCCCGGCCCCGCGGGTCAAGGCAGTGGACACCACGGCGGCCGGAGACACCTTTGTCGGCGGCTTCGCGGCAGCCCTGGCGAGCGGCAAAAGCGAGGTCGACGCGATTCGTTTCGGCCAGGCCGCCGCCGCGCTGTCGGTCACCCGCGCGGGCGCGCAGCCTTCAATCCCCACGTTGTTGGAAGTACAGGCTTTCAAATCATGA
- the rpmI gene encoding 50S ribosomal protein L35 codes for MPKMKTKSGAAKRFLKTANGIKHKHAFKSHILTKMSTKRKRQLRGSSLLHPSDVAKVERMLRLR; via the coding sequence ATGCCAAAGATGAAAACCAAAAGTGGTGCTGCTAAGCGGTTTCTGAAAACTGCTAACGGTATCAAGCACAAGCACGCTTTCAAGAGCCACATCCTGACCAAAATGTCGACCAAGCGTAAGCGTCAACTGCGCGGTAGCAGCTTGCTGCATCCGTCTGACGTGGCAAAAGTCGAGCGCATGCTGCGCCTTCGTTAA